TCGCCTTCATCGTCTCGATCAACTGCAGGCCCGTGTAGGCGGTGTTGGTGAGCCGGGCGCTGTCGGCGCGCAGCTTCGCCGTACGCGTCGCGCGCAGCCGGATGACGACCCGCATGGCCACCACGTTCAGCAGGGCCACACCGATGCCGACATAGGTGAGCTGGGGGTCGTAGGTGTAGAGCAGGATCGCGTAGAGGACGACGACCACGGCGTCGACGCCCGCCGCCGCGAGGTCACGGGACAGGGTCTCGGCCACCTGGTCGTTGGACTGCAGGCGCTGCACGAGGTCGGCCGGGCTGCGCTGGGAGAAGAACGTCACCGGAAGGCGCAGCAGGTGGCGCAGGAAGCGGGCGCTGGACAGCGTCGAGGAGATGATGCGGCCGTGCAGCAGGTTCGCCTGCTGGAGCCAGGTCAGGGCCAGGGTGAGGGCCACACAGGCCCCCATCGACGTGAACAGCACGCCGAGCAGCGACGTCTGACCCCCGATCAGGAACATGTCGATGTAGGTGCGGCTCAGCGCGGGAGTGGCCGCGCCGACCAGCACCAGCAGCAGGCTCGCCAGCACCGCCGTCGGCATGGTGCCCGCGGTGCCCCGCAGCCGGGCCGGCATCGCGCCGAGAACACCCGGCTTGCGGCCGCCCCTGGTGAAGCCCTCGCCGGGCTCCATCACCAGCACGACGCCGGTGAAGCTGCCGTCGAAGTCCTCCATCGGGACGAAGCGGCGGCCCTTGCCGGGGTCGTTGATGTAGACACCGCGGCGGCCGAAGCGGCGGCCCATGCCGTCGTAGACGACGTAGTGGTTGAACTCCCAGAACAGCACGGCCGGCGTCTTCACCTCGGCGAGTGCGGCCGTGTCCATCTGCATGCCCTTGGCCGTCAGGCCGTAACTGCGGGCCGCCTTGAGGAGATTGCTGGCGCGCGAGCCGTCCCGGGAGACACCGCAGGCGATGCGCAGTTCCTCCAGCGGGACGTGCTTGCCGTAGTGGCCGAGCACCATCGCGAGAGAGGCGGCGCCACATTCCACGGCCTCCATCTGGAGGACGGTGGGCGTACGGACCGTCTTCGCCTTCCCCTTGGGGACAGGGCGTCTGGGCGGGGCGGAGCGGCGCCTGCTCCGGGTGTCCTGTGCGGTGCTCACGGCAGCAGCCAATCGACGGGACGCTGATCGGCCAGCCGGATGGAACCCGAGGCCGCGGCCATGGAGGTGAGGGCGAACGGCGGGCCCTCGGCGGAGGACCACCGGTAACCGCTCTTCGTGGCCTTGGACTTGTCGAGCCTCACGAGTACGGCGACCGGCCGGCCGTCCTTGGTGAACTGCTCGCCGAGCTGGCTGTCCCCGAGGAACGCGGCGATCTGCTGTGCCGACTGGGCCGAGCGGTCCACCGACTTCACATGGCCGCGCAGCACGCCGTACTCCTGGGTGGGCACCGAGGAGACGGTCAGATCCACGGCGGCGTCCTCGGGAATGGAGGCCGCGTTCTCGGCGGGCACGTAGACCGTGGCGTACATCGGATCGGAGGCATGGGCGACCTTCTCCACGGCGGCGACGTTCGCGCCGGTCGAGATGATCTGCCCGATGGTGGCCGCCAGTGCGGTGAGCCGGCCCGCGGCGACCGTGCGGACGACGGTGTCGCCGTCGGACGTACGGACCTTCAGTACGGGCGAGTCGGCGGGCAGCTGGGTGCCCTCCTTGGCGATCACCTGCGTGACCTGCCCCGCGACCGGGCTCTGCAGGATGTAACTGCCCTGCCCGTGCGTGAGGATGGCGGGTGCGCTCACCGTGGAGGCCACCGATCCGGTCACTGCCCACACCGAGGCGGCGGCCATCACGACCACCGTCACGGACATCACCAGCCAGCCCTGCGGACGTGCGAAGCGCACCGGAAGGTCGAGCTCCTCCGGTGATTGGAGCTTGGCGAGGGCCTGTTGGCGGAACTGCACGGGTCTTCCCTCACCTGCGAAAGCTGCGACTGCTGCGAATGAGAAAGGACCGACTCGCGCGAGCCGGCCGGATTACGGCACCCAAGAGTCCCGGAACCGCCGGTTTGCGGCTCCGGGACGGGTCGACCACAAGATAGTGATCAGATCACGAAGAATGTGATCAGAGGCCGGAGACCAGGCCGGAGACCGGGGCGGTGTTCAGGCCGGTCACACCCTCGACCGTGCCGACGGCCGTGTTGACCAGGCCGGAAACCGGGGCAACGCCGTCCACCAGGCCGGTGACGGTGCCGAGGGCGTTCAGCTGCAGGCCGCCGGAGACGTTGTCGAGGTCGGCGTCCGAGATCTCGACGGTCTCAACCTGGGGGGTGGAGTTCATGATGGAACTTCCCTTCGTATGGGTATTTCGCAAGGGGGGAGCGGCCCCCTCTGGGGACAGACGACGGCCGCAATCGCATGGCGCCGGATCCCGTTTCCGGGAACCCCAGCGGCCCTGCGGTGCGATGGATCAAAGCACGCGTCAGCTCCGCCCTTCCAATTAACCACCCGTCTCACCAGGGAACTTGAGCCACAGAAGCCTCCATCCGTGCAGGCTTGCGCACGCCTTGGTGCCGACTTCTTCACAGGTGATGTTGCGGCGGCGTGAAGGGGCCCTTGTCGTCGTCGTGGCGAATGCGACACACCTCGCCAATGACATGAGTGCCGGTCCGTGCTTGTGCAGAACTTCCGCTCGGAGTGACTTGGTTGCGCATTCGATGTGCAGATTCGTGGGAGAGGGGATTCGGGCCGCTCTTCACAACAGACCGTCGCTGACCGTTTGCTGAGCGTGTCAACCCAGAAGTGCGTAGACCGTGCTCGCGTGGGCCGCGAGGTCACCCGAGGCGGAGTCGGTCATCGTGATGTCGGCGAACGCCATGCGGCGGCCCAGCTTGGTGACGACCGCCTTGATCAGGACATCCGAACCGGTCACCGCCCGCTGGAAGCTGGTGGACTGCTGCACCGTCGTCATCGGTCCGTAGGCGCCTCTGGCCGCCGAGACGGCGATCACGGTGGCGGTGTCGGCGGCGGCCATCAGGGCCTGGCCCGACAACGCGCCGCCTTCCCGCGCCAATCGCTGTGACCAGGGAAGTCGCAGGACCGCATGGTCGTCGCCGAGCGCCTCGACCGACAGGCCGAGGTCGAGGACCCATGGGGCGAAGTTGTCGGCGAGGATCTTGTCGGCTTCGGCGGGCGTCATCGTCATATGGGGGATTGTTCCCGCCCGCGGCCGGCCCGGCACGGCCCGTGGCCTAATCGGCGTGGCAATCGGGGCGTAAAGAAACGGCATTGAACGCACCGCGCGCACCGTGCGTACCCATGGCCATCCAGGCGCCCCGAACAACCGACTGCCATACGGCGGTTACAGACTCCGGTCCCCCAGGAGGTCGAGAAGTTTGAGTCACAAGCGAATTCCGAAGCGCAAGGCCGCGTTCGCGGCAGGCACCGTGGTGGCGCTCGGAGCTGCCGCGATTCTGCTGCCCAACGCCAACGCTTCCCAGGACGGCTCGTCGAACGACGCGGCGGCCGTCGCGCCGAAGACTCTGAAGGCGACGGACGCCTCGGACCTCGCCTCGCAGCTCGAGCAGTTGCTCGGCGACGCCTTCGCCGGGTCCTACTACGACTCCGACAGCCAGCAGCTCGTCGTGAACGTCATATCCGGCGACAACAACAACGTCGTCGTGCAGGCGAAGAAGGCCGGTGCGAAGGTCCGTGAGGTCGACAACAGCCTCACCGAACTGGCGGCCGGCGCGAAGACCCTGAAGGAGGAGGCGACCATCCCGGGCACGGCCTGGGCGGTCGACCCGCGCACCAACAAGATTCTCGTGACCGCGGACAGCACGGTCACCGGCGACAAGTGGAACACCGTCGAGTCGACCGTGAAGAGCCTCGGCTCCGACATGGCGACCATCAAGAAGTCGGCCGGCACCTTCAAGACCTTCGTGTCCGGCGGTGACGCGATCTTCGGTGGCGGCGCTCGCTGTTCGCTCGGTTTCAACGTCACCGCGGGCGACGGCAGCCCCGCCTTCCTGACCGCAGGTCACTGCGGGGTCGCGGCCGAACAGTGGTCGGACACCCAGGACGGCCAGCCGATCGCCACCGTCGACCAGGCCACCTTCCCCGGCGACGGCGACTTCGCCCTGGTCAAGTACGACGACCCGGCGACCGAGGCACCCAGTGAGGTCAACGTCGGTGGTGGCCAGACCGTCGCGATCAGCCAGGCCGCGGACGCCGAGGTAGGCCTGCAGGTCTTCCGGATGGGCAGCACCACGGGCCTCGCCGACGGCCAGGTCCTCGGACTCGACGCCACCGTCAACTACCCGGAGGGCACCGTCACCGGGCTCATCCAGACCGACGTCTGCGCCGAACCCGGCGACAGCGGCGGTTCGCTGTTCACCCAGGACGGCTCGGCGATCGGTCTGACCTCCGGCGGCAGCGGTGACTGCACCGTCGGCGGCGAGACCTTCTTCCAGCCGGTGACCACCGCCCTGCAGGCGGTCGGCGCCACGCTCGGCGCGGGTGACGCGGCCGGCGGCGCGGGCGCGGGCGACGACCAGGTCGGCGGCGCGGGCGCGGGCGATGACCAGGCCGGCGGCGAGGAGGCCGGTGCCGGTGCCGGTGACGAGGCGGGTGCCGGTGGCGACGCCGGTGCCGGAGCGGGCGAGGAGGCAGGTGCCGGTGGCGACGCCGGCGCGAGCCCCGGTGAGGAGGTCGGCGCCGGTCAGGAAGTCGGCGGCGAGCAGGCCGGCGGTGACGTGATCGGCGGCGAAGAGGCCGGCAACGGCCAGGAGACCGGCAACGGCGCGGGCGATGCCGCGGGCGATGCCGCGGGCCAGACGCACAACTGACCCGTCGGTCCGGCACCACACCTTTGAACCGGCCGCGTCGGCAGCGGTCCCCCCACACCCTCCGCTGCCGACGCAGGCCCTATGGCCACCTCCCGGCCACACCGCCGTTCCGGCCCGGGAGGTGCCACGGTCCGGCCCTCCGGCGGGAGGGCCGGACCGGCGTGTTCTCCAGCAGGCCGGGCAGCGTGACGGTGGATCCCGGCCGGGTCACCCGTCCGCTCGCAGCAGAAGCAGGGCCACGTCGTCGATCCGCTCCTGCGCGGCCGCGCTGCGGCGGACGAGGTCGTCGGCCACTTCG
This portion of the Streptomyces canus genome encodes:
- a CDS encoding type A2 lantipeptide — translated: MNSTPQVETVEISDADLDNVSGGLQLNALGTVTGLVDGVAPVSGLVNTAVGTVEGVTGLNTAPVSGLVSGL
- a CDS encoding S1 family peptidase, giving the protein MSHKRIPKRKAAFAAGTVVALGAAAILLPNANASQDGSSNDAAAVAPKTLKATDASDLASQLEQLLGDAFAGSYYDSDSQQLVVNVISGDNNNVVVQAKKAGAKVREVDNSLTELAAGAKTLKEEATIPGTAWAVDPRTNKILVTADSTVTGDKWNTVESTVKSLGSDMATIKKSAGTFKTFVSGGDAIFGGGARCSLGFNVTAGDGSPAFLTAGHCGVAAEQWSDTQDGQPIATVDQATFPGDGDFALVKYDDPATEAPSEVNVGGGQTVAISQAADAEVGLQVFRMGSTTGLADGQVLGLDATVNYPEGTVTGLIQTDVCAEPGDSGGSLFTQDGSAIGLTSGGSGDCTVGGETFFQPVTTALQAVGATLGAGDAAGGAGAGDDQVGGAGAGDDQAGGEEAGAGAGDEAGAGGDAGAGAGEEAGAGGDAGASPGEEVGAGQEVGGEQAGGDVIGGEEAGNGQETGNGAGDAAGDAAGQTHN
- a CDS encoding HlyD family efflux transporter periplasmic adaptor subunit; translation: MQFRQQALAKLQSPEELDLPVRFARPQGWLVMSVTVVVMAAASVWAVTGSVASTVSAPAILTHGQGSYILQSPVAGQVTQVIAKEGTQLPADSPVLKVRTSDGDTVVRTVAAGRLTALAATIGQIISTGANVAAVEKVAHASDPMYATVYVPAENAASIPEDAAVDLTVSSVPTQEYGVLRGHVKSVDRSAQSAQQIAAFLGDSQLGEQFTKDGRPVAVLVRLDKSKATKSGYRWSSAEGPPFALTSMAAASGSIRLADQRPVDWLLP
- a CDS encoding NHLP family bacteriocin export ABC transporter peptidase/permease/ATPase subunit; this encodes MSTAQDTRSRRRSAPPRRPVPKGKAKTVRTPTVLQMEAVECGAASLAMVLGHYGKHVPLEELRIACGVSRDGSRASNLLKAARSYGLTAKGMQMDTAALAEVKTPAVLFWEFNHYVVYDGMGRRFGRRGVYINDPGKGRRFVPMEDFDGSFTGVVLVMEPGEGFTRGGRKPGVLGAMPARLRGTAGTMPTAVLASLLLVLVGAATPALSRTYIDMFLIGGQTSLLGVLFTSMGACVALTLALTWLQQANLLHGRIISSTLSSARFLRHLLRLPVTFFSQRSPADLVQRLQSNDQVAETLSRDLAAAGVDAVVVVLYAILLYTYDPQLTYVGIGVALLNVVAMRVVIRLRATRTAKLRADSARLTNTAYTGLQLIETMKATGGEDGYFRKWAGQHATTLEEQQRLGVPSAWLGVVAPMLATFNSALILWIGGMRAIEGGISVGLLVAFQALVTRFTAPITRLNGVAGRIQDFAADVARLKDVENFKADPLYGRPGAGDSTRRLHGHVELQNITFGYNPLDKPLLTGFDLTVGPGQQVALVGGSGSGKSTVSRLISGLYAPWEGVIRIDGQRLDDIPRGALASSVSFVDQDVFLFEGSVRDNVALWDPSIPDDAVVDALRDAALYDVVLRRPGGIHSRVEQDGRNFSGGQRQRLEIARALVRRPSILVLDEVTSALDAETELVVMDNLRKRGCACVVIAHRLSTVRDSDEIVVLQHGTIVERGRHEELVARGGAYAALVKER
- a CDS encoding PaaI family thioesterase; translation: MTMTPAEADKILADNFAPWVLDLGLSVEALGDDHAVLRLPWSQRLAREGGALSGQALMAAADTATVIAVSAARGAYGPMTTVQQSTSFQRAVTGSDVLIKAVVTKLGRRMAFADITMTDSASGDLAAHASTVYALLG